The Candidatus Sphingomonas colombiensis genome contains the following window.
CCGGTGCCGGCGCGTATCATTGGCAGCGCAACGACGAGTTCTTCTGGTCGATCGACTTGCCCGCCAATGCGCCCGCCGCACCGCCCAGCAAGGTGCCGACGATACGGCTGCGGCCGCCATCGATCACATTGCCTAGGATGCCGCCGACCGCACCACCGACCACAAGCCCGGTCGTGCCGTCGCTGCGCTTGCAATAATAACGGCCGTCGTTCCCGGAATAGACGCGCTCATCGGTGCCCATCGCGCGCTCCTGATATTGCGTGCCGCCACGATAGTAGCGCGACGGATCGTAACCGTTTTCGTCGCGCCAGCCCTCGCTGCCGTTATAGCCGTTGTCTGCGCGCGGCGGCGGGTAGCCGCCCGGATTGCGGCGCGAAATCTGAATGTAGCGATCATATTCCTGACGGAACACATTCAGTTCTCGATCGAAACGATCCTGCGCCGCGCGGAAACGCGCTTCGTCAGCGGAAGATTGCGCCAGCGCGGGCATCGCGCCGGTGAGGCTGGCGGCGACAAGGGTCGCGCCTAGAAACCGGGTAAGCATTTTCGAAAACCTCCCTGGCCCGGATCGGGCGAACATGAATTATTGTGCCGCAACCGTATCTTTCCTGAACGGCTCGGAAAAACGGAAAATTCAGCCAGAGGTGCTGACGAAACTGTCCATCACGCGTTTGCGCCCGGCATTTTCGAATTCGATCTCCAGCTTGTTGCCTTCGATCTCTACAATTTCGCCCGCGCCGAATTTCTGGTGAAACACCCGCATCCCCACCACGAGGTCGCTGCGCCCCTTGTTGCCAAGGCTGACCGACGGCGAGCGACTCTCCACCACGCGCGTCGGCTCGCGCGTGAAGGTTCGGCTTTTCCACTCGCCGCCTGGCTTGGTGCCGAGATTACCCGCCGCGCGCTGCCAGCCGGGGCCACGCCCCGTGCCGCGCGCGACTTCAGCGAAAGGATCGGCGCGTTCGGACCAATTGGCCCGCCACAGGCTCGCGCCACCCGACATGGTGGTTTCCTGCTCGATATGATCGTCGGGCAGTTCTTCCACGAAGCGGGATGGGATCGACGAGGTCCATTGGCCGTAAATGCGACGATTGGCGGCATGGAGGATCGTCGCGCGCCGCCGTGCGCGTGTGATCGCGACATAAGCGAGCCGACGTTCTTCCTCGAGGCTGCGGACGCCCCCCTCATCCAGCGCCCGCTGTGAGGGGAATACGCCTTCCTCCCAGCCGACGAGGAACACGGTATCGAATTCCAGCCCCTTGGCGGCGTGGATGGTCATGATGGTGACCTTCGCTTCCTCGCGCGCGCCTTCATTGTCCATGACCAGGCTGACGTGTTCGAGGAATGCGCCGAGGCTTTCATATTCCTCCATGGCACGGGCCAG
Protein-coding sequences here:
- a CDS encoding glycine zipper 2TM domain-containing protein; translation: MLTRFLGATLVAASLTGAMPALAQSSADEARFRAAQDRFDRELNVFRQEYDRYIQISRRNPGGYPPPRADNGYNGSEGWRDENGYDPSRYYRGGTQYQERAMGTDERVYSGNDGRYYCKRSDGTTGLVVGGAVGGILGNVIDGGRSRIVGTLLGGAAGALAGKSIDQKNSSLRCQ